The nucleotide sequence GTTCTTGAAGGGCAGGTCTTTCAGTACAGGGTTGCCGTCAGCGCCTAAGTCCTGGCGGTCGTACTGCGGGAACACGAGGTTCCAGACTTCCAGAAAGCGGGCGCTCTCGCGGGTCTGGTAGTAGTCGGCCCAGGTGTCGTCGCCGTAGTTCTCGCCTCTGTCGTAGTAAATCTCCGAGCAGGGGCCACACGGCCCGTTGGGGCCTTCGAGCGGCGCGTTGGCGGGCCAGAAGTTCTCGTCGGCGTCGAAGCGGTGAATGTGGCTGGCGGGCAGACCGACTTCCTGCGTCCAGTAGCCGAAGGCTTCTTCGTCGTCCTTGTAGATGGTGACGTACATCTTGTCCTTGTCCATGCCCATCCACTCGGGGCCGGTCAGGAATTCCCACGCCCACAGAATCGCGTCACGCTTGAAGTAGTCGCCGAAGGAAAAGTTGCCCATCATCTCGAACAGCGAGAGGTGGCGGCGGGTGCGGCCCACGTTCTCGATGTCGCCCACGCGCACGCACTTTTGCGCGGTGGTGACGCGCTTGCTCGCCTGTCCGTCGAACACGGCGGGCGCGCCCATGAAGTTTTCCTTGAAGGGCTGCATCCCGGCCACCGTGAACAGCGTGGTCGGGTCGGGCGCGACGGTGGAATGAGAAGCGAGGCGCAGGTGGCCCTTGGTCTCGAAGAAATGCAGGTATCTCTCGCGAATTTCGGCGGTGGTGAGCGGGCGGGTCATAAGGGAAAGTCTAGCGCGGTCCCTTCAGGGCCGGGAGCCTGCCTCGCCCGCTGCGCCGGTGACCCCGTAGGGCCTGCCGACGTGAAAAAAATGACCTTCCGATGTGAAGTGATCGCCTAGGATGGCGCGGTGTCCACGTCGCGAGCGAGCACAACCTGGCCGAAGGGACAACGGATGACCCGGCTGGCCGAACTGGAAGCGCACCTGCTGGCCCGGCCCGCCGAGGTGTACGCCGAGGTGCAGACGCTGCTCACGGACCTGAGGGCGGCAAAACACGTTCCCGGCCTTCTTTCCGAGCAGGACGCCCCCAGCGAAGCGGCGGCGCTGCACGTGCTGTCGGCGTGTGCCCTGTTGCTCGGCGACGAGGCAGCGGCGGCGCAGTACGCCGAGGCCGGGTGCCAGCTCGCCCGGGAACTGGAGCTGCCTTCGCTCGAAGCCTGCTGTCTGGAAGTGCGCGGGCTGGTGCATGGCCGTCAGGGGGACCTGGAGCAGGCGGCGCGGCTGCTGCGTCAGAGTCTGCACCTGCTGCTCGACACGGGCGACGATGCCGGGCGCGGGCGGCTGCTGCGGCGTGTGGGCGGGGGGCTGGAGTGGCTCGAAGCGTACCCGCAGGCCCTGACGCTCTACCGCGAGAGCCTGAGCCTTCTGCCGCCCGGATCTCCCGGCGCCGCTGCCGTGCAGGCGGGTCTGGCGCGGGTGCTGTTTCAACTGGGCCAGACCGAGGAAAGCACGCAGGTGGCGGCCCAGGCCCTCACGCACTGTCAGGCCCAGCACCTGACCCGCACGGAGGGCCGGGTGCAGTTGCAACAGGCGCTGAACTGTCTGGCTCTGGGCCAGCTCGCCGCCAGCCACGAGCACGCCGGACAGGCCCAGGCCCTCGCCCAGGCCACCGACGACCGCGACATGCAGGGCGAGGCCGCGTGGGTGCAGGCCGAAACAGCGCTGGCGCGGGGCGACCTGGACGGGGCCGGTCAGGCGCTGGAGCGCGGGGAAGGGTGGGCACGGCAACTGGGCAGGCACGACCTGCTTGCCCGGGTGCGCGAAAGCCAGTCGCGCCTGCACGAGCGACGGGGCGAACCCGTCCAGGCCCTGTCCTGTCTGCGCGAACAGCAGCAGCTCGAAAAGGCGCACCGGACGCGACTCGCCGAGCACCGGGGCCGGTTGCTCAACGAGCAGATCGAGTTCGAGGTGTTGCGCCGCACCGCCGTGCAAGGCACCGCCCTGCCAGGCCACGAACCGGTGGTCCGTACCGCTCCGGCGCTGCACGAAGCCCAGGTGCCCCAGGCGGAAGCTGGCCGTCTGGCGTCGTTCGACCAACTGACCGGCCTGGCCGACCACACGTTTTTCTGGGGACGGACCCGTCAGGCGCTGCAACATCTGGTGCCGGGGCGCTCGCTGGGGCTGATCGTGGCCGATATCGACCACCTCAAGGTGATCAACGCCCGCTTCGGACAGGCGGCGGGCGACCGGCTGCTGGCCGAAATCGCCCGCCGCCTGCGCGAAGCGGTGCGGCCCGGCGATCTTGTGGGGCGGCTGAGCGGCGACAGGTTCGTGGTGCTGCTCAGCGACCTCGCTCGCCCTGGCGACCTGGCGATGGTGGCCGAGCGCCTGCTCCAGAGCCTGCGCGAATCCTGCGACTTCGGCACCGAACTGCTGGTGCCCACCGTGTCGCTGGGCTGCGCGGTGGCCCCGCAGGACGGCGGCAGTGCTGAGGTGTTGCAGCAGCACGCGGAGCTGGCGCTGTTTCAGGCCAAGATGCGGGGCCGCAACATGGCGGTCGTCTTCACCGGCGACATGAGTACCGCCGAGCAGGAACGGCGCCAACTGTCCCAGGACCTGCGCCGCGCGGTGCGGCAAGGACAGTTGCAGCTGCACTATCAGGCCCAGTTCGAGTTGCCGGGCCGGCGCCTGAGCGGGTTCGAGGCCCTGGTCCGCTGGCCGCACCCCGAACGCGGCATGATTCCCCCCGACCGCTTCATCGCGCTGGCGGAAGAAAGCGGCCTGATTCTGAAACTTGGCCGCTGGGTGCTCAACGAGGCTAGTCGGCAGGCGCGGGCCTGGGCACTGTCCGAACGTGGCTTGACTATGGCGGTCAACGTCTCGGCCCTTCAGTTCGAGCAGTCGGATTTCGTCGCCGGGGTGCGCGCCTGTCTGGAGCAGCACGGTCTGCCCCCTCATACCCTGGTGCTCGAACTCACCGAGAGCATGGTGCACCGCGACCCGCGCCTTGCCCGGCAGACGCTGCTCGAGTTGCAGGCCCTCGGGGTGCAGGTCGCCATGGACGATTTCGGCACCGGCTACAGCAGCCTGAGTATGCTCAAAAGCCTGCCCTTCGGCCTGCTCAAGATCGACCGCGAGTTTCTGCGCGACCTGTCTGCCGATTCCGAGCAGTTCGCGGCCTCGCAGCAGTTTATCGAGGTGATGGTGCGTCTGGCGCACAACCTCAGCATGCGGGTGGTGGCCGAGGGGGTGGAGACCGCCGAGCAGTACGACCTGCTGTGCGGCATGGGCTGTGACGAGGCCCAGGGCTACTGGCTGGCCCGCCCCCTGCCGCCGGACGAGGCCGCCGCCCTGCTGCCCGGCGACGGTGACCCGGGACCGGAAAGGCAGGTGAGCTGATGCCGGCAGGGAGGAAAACCCTGTTCGCCCAACTGCTCTAGAGCATTTGATACGGATTCCGATTGAATCTGGTCGTTTCAGATTCAATCCGAGCGGATGCGAGTAGGAAAAAATACGGATTCTGCGATATGGATGCACAGGCGGCGCTTTCCCGACTGTGCAGGAATTAAGCGGAATCCGTATGACAAAAAGACGCAACGTCTTTTTGGCGAGCGGACTGGGACAGCTCGCAGAGAGCGAGTGCAAAACACTGAGCAGGACGGACTTGCAAAGCTGCGAAGCAGAGAATGGAGTGAGGCGGGGTGCCGTTCCGCGCATCACGTAATTCGGAGAACTGCTCTAGAGTGTCCGGCATGACCGTTTCTCCCCGTCCGCGTCCCGAAGAGGTCTACGAGGCCCTCGACTGGGGCCGCTCGCTGCGCCACCGCATCCAGATGCGTTATGCCGACCTCGACACGATGGGCCACCTGAACAACGCCGTGTACGTGCAGTATTTCGAAACCGCTCGCGTGCTGGTCTGGGAGGACCTGAAGATTCCGCCGCACCTCGACCGCTCGGTCATCGCCCGCCAGGAAATCGACTACCGCCACGAGGTCCGCTGGGGGCAGGAGGTCTGGGTGGAAACCCTGATCGAGCGCCTGGGCCACACGTCGTGGACCACGGTCTGCCGGATGGTCGCCGACGGCCAGCCCTGCGCCTACTCGCGCACGGTGCAGGTTCGCGTGGGTGAGGGGGCGCTGCGCCCGCAACCGCTGGAGCCTGAGCTGCGCGAGCGCTTTTCCCGCTTGCTGGTGGACTCCCCCCAGAACCCGCCCGCATGACCCGCTTCGAGGACCGGGTGCTGTATCAGGGCGACCCCTGGGTGCGGCTCGATACCCTGCCGCGCCTGCTGGCCGAGGGCTGGCGGCGCACCCTGGCGCAGGGCGGCGTGGTCAGCGTGGTGCGCACGCCGTTTCAGTGGGTGATGGCGAGTCCGGTCATCGAAATCGAAACCGGCGGCTACCTGGGTGACGTGGGCCTGTACGTGCCGCTGGTGCAGTGGGACGAGGCCCTGGCCCTGCTGGGCGAAGACCCCAGCCCGGCACCCGGCGAAGCCCCCGAACAGGAGAACCGACCATGACTCATCCTGGCTCCACTCCCTCTGCCCTGCCCAACTCTGCTCTGCCCCAGACTGCTCTGGACGTTGCCCCGGCCCTGAGCATCGGGGTGGACGTGGGCGGCACCAAGATCGCCTGCGGCGTGCTGCGGGGCGAGGAACTGATCGAGCGGCACGTGCAGCCCACGCCCGAAACCGGTTGGGAAGCGGTGCTCGACGCGGTGGCGGCGCAGGTGCGCGAGTTGCAGTCCCGGCACCCGGCCACCCACATCGGCGTGGGCGTGCCCGGTCCCCTCAACGCCGAGCGCACCCGCGTCAAGTTCGCCCCCAACATCTACGGCTTTACCGACGTGCCGCTGGTGGACGGCCTGCGCGAGCGGCTGGGGCTGCGCGCTGAGGCGGGTCACCGTCTGGTGCTCGAAAACGACGCCAAGGCAGCGGCCCTGGCCGAGGCCCACCTCGGCGCGGCGCGGGGCACCGAAAGCAGCATCTACGTGACCGTCAGCACCGGCATCGGGGCGGGGCTGGTGCTGGGCGGCAAACTCTGGCGCGGGCGTCACGGGGTGGCCGGTGAACTGGGGCACGTCACCGTGCAGCCCGGCGGCCCGGTCAGCGGCGCGGGGCTGGACGGGGCGCTCGAAGCCGTCGCCAGCGGCACCGCCATTGCCCGTGACGCCAGCTACGCCCTGAACCGTGAAGTGTCCACCGCCGAGGCTTTCGCCCTGGCCGAGCAGGGCCACCCCGCCGCTCGCCGGGTGGTGGGTCAGGCCATGCGGCACATCGGCATCGCGCTCGCCGACCTGCAAAAGGTCATCGACCCCGAGGTGTTCGTGCTCGGCGGCGGGGTCTCGGCGGTGGGCGACTCCTTTTTTCGGGGCGTGCAGCAGGCCGCCGACGAGTACGCGGGGGGCTTCGCGCCCGTCACCATCCGCCGCGCCCAGCTCGGCCAGAGTGCCGGGGTGGTGGGGGCCGCCCTGGCCGCGTTGCACGGCTGACAGACTTTGAAAAATAGATAAGGCATCTCGCGAACAGAGCAGGGAAGAGAAATTACGGGATGCGAAAGAATGAGGGAGATGACGGCGCCCTTCCAAAATCTCCAAGGAATAATTCCGTCCCGTATGGGCCACGAGCGGTGACGCTTTCCTTCTTCCGGGGGGTGCCCGGTCACGTTCTCACCGCTGCCCTTGCTATGCTCGGCCGCGATGGACGCTTCACCTTCCCCCGCTCCCCCTTCGCAACGGACCTGGCGGGAGACGTGGCGCCTGCGCTGGCGGCAGCTTCGGCGCCTGCCCCTCACCATGATGATCACCTGCCTGCTGCTGCTGCTCGGCAGTGTGCAGGTGGCGTTTCAAATCGGCAACAACGCCTACCGCACCCTGACCTGGACCGGGGAAACCCAGGAAGTCCGGGGCCGGGTGGCGGCCCTTCAAGCGGACCTGCGAATGCTCAAGGACGCCGAGGCCGCCGCGCAGGACCCCGCTTACCTTCAGGTGCTCGCCCGTTGTCAGGGGTTTGTCCGGGCGGGGGAGACCCTGGTGGTGGCGAGCACGGCGCCCAGTGCTCCGCCCGAAACCTGTGACACCCGGCGCCTGCCGTAAAGCCGTGGGCGGACCCTGCCTGACTCCGGCCACGACGCCCGCGCTATGCTGGCAGGCATGTCACTCGTCGTTCTCGTTACCCTTCCGCCGGAACGGGCCTCTGAACTGGCCCGCACCCTGGTGGCCGAGCGGCTCGCCGGGTGCGTCAACCTGTTGCCGGGCGTCCAGAGCGTCTACCGCTGGGACGGCGACGTGGCCGAGGAACCCGAAACCCTGCTGCTGATCAAGACCGTGGGCGAGCAGTACCCGGCCCTCGAAGCCCGCATCAAGTCGCTGCACCCCTACGAGGTGCCCGAAATCGTCGCCCTGCCCTTTGACCGCGCCTCGCCCGAGTTTCTGAGCTGGCTGCGCGGCTCGGTGGGTTAACCCTCTGGCTCAGGGTCAGCGGTACAGGGTCAGCGGTATTCGACGAGCAGCGGTCGGTGGTCACTGCCGGTCGCGTCGAGAACCTCTGCCCGCACTGGCCGCAGGTCACGGGCGAGCAGGTGGTCGATTCGCAGCGCCAGGGCCGGAAAGGTCCAGCCGGGGCCACGTCCTGCCTCGTCGTGGGCGTCTGGGCTAAAGCAGTGGGTCAGGCGGCGGTAGAGCTGTCCCCGGGGCGGCGTGTTCAGGTCGCCGCCGAGCAGGACAGGCCCCGGCTCCTGCGCGGCCAGGCGGCAGAGCAGGTTGACCTGGGCCTGCCGCGTCTGGGCGGTGCGCCGCAGCCTTGCCCAGTCGCCGCGCAGCGCACTGGTGACCAGCACGGTGCCGAGGTGCGCGTTGACGACCCGGAGCGTTCGCCCGTCCGGTGTCGTGACCCACGTTTCGGTAAAAGTGCGTGAGCTGCCGGGGGCGGGGTGCTGGGTCTGCCGCAGCACCGGCCAGCGCGAGAGGGTCCAGACCTCCCGGCCCCGCGTCAGCGCGTACCCGGGCAGGCCCCGAAGCAGTGTTCCCTCGTAGGCGGGGTCCAGAACATTGGTTTCCTGAAGCAGAATCAGGTCGGCCTCGCTCGCCCGCAGTGTGGTGAGCAGGGTCTGCGCCGTCCCCTGACCGCCCCGCGCCACGTTGTAGAGCATTTGACAAAAAGAAGTTACGTCTTTTTGGCGAGCGGACTGGGACAGCTCGCAGAGAGCGAGTGCAAAACACTGAGCAGGGCGGACTTGCAAAGCTGCGCAGCAGAGAATGGAGTGATGCGGGGTGCCGTTCCGCGCATCACGTAATTTGGAGAACTGCTCTAGGTCAGCACGCGCAGCTCGCCTGTCATATGGGGGCGCCAGTGCAGCAGGCCCGCACCCCACGTCGCCGCAATCAGCGTGAGCAGCGCCAGGCGGCGGCCCCGGCCACGCCACAGGCCCCAGAGCAGCGCGAAACCGGCGGGCAGCACCCACGCCACCGGAGGCAGATAGGCGAGCAGCAGGGTCGGCAGCGTCCGTTCGCCCAGCCCTTCGCCCAGCAGCCACCCGAGCACGACCAGCCCGAACACCCCGCCGACCAGCCGTGAGGACCACAGAGAGGAACGTCTCATCCGCCTCAGCATGGGGGGCGCGGCGCTTGCTGGGCGTCCTCCTTAAGGTGGACCCTGGACAGGGCTTACTTCTGCCGCTCTCGAAACGGGGGAACAGGGCCGTATCAGCGCCGCTCCAGCACCCGGAAGGTCCAGTGTTTGGCCCCAGGTGGTGGGGTCAACTCTGGCAGCGCCCCGGTCCAGCGGCTCGCCAGCAGCGCCAGACCCGGCTGGGCAGGGCTGTCCAGCAGCTCGGCGCCCGCGAATCCCGGCTGACCGGGGAGCTGTTCCAGCCAGCGGTGCAGCGCGGCTTCGGCCTCCTCACCGCGTAACTCCACGTACCAGACCGTTTCGGGCATCTAGTCGGCGCCGCCCGCGTAGACGGCGAGGGGGTTGTGCGGGTCCCAGTTGCGGTAGAGGCCGAAATGCAGGTGCGGCCCGGTGACGCGCCCGGTGCTGCCCACCGCGCCCACGCGCTCGCCCTGGCGCACGAGCTGCCGCGCCTGCACCGCAATGCCGCTGAGGTGCGCGTACCGGGTCTGCCAGCCGTCGGGATGCTGAATCACCACCGTCCAGCCCCACCCGTAGGTCCGGTCCAGTTGCGCCTGAATGACCCGTCCGCTGCGGGCCGCGACCACCGGGGTGCCGGGCGGGGCCGCCACGTCGATGCCTTTGTGCAGTTCCTTTTCGCCGTCCAGCGTGCGCCACCCGAAGTCGCTGGTCACGCGCCCGTATCCCGGCACCGGCCACTCCCATACACTCGGGCTGCGGCGGGGTGTGGAGCGGGACGTTGTGGTGCGAACGGCGGGTGCCGGGGACAGGCGCACGGCGGCGCGGACAACGGTGCGGACAGCGGCAGGCCGGGGTTTGGGCGCGACCAGGCTCAGGACGGTGCCCACCTCCAGCATCCGCCCGGCGTAGCGCGGGTTATAGCCCTGCAGGGTGATGGGGTTGATGCCGTAACGCCGCGCGATGTTGAAAAAGGTGTCCCCGAACTGCACCCGGTGGGTGGTGGGCTTGGCCTTCTTTGCCGCCACTGCTTTCGCCGCCGCTACTTTTGCCGCTGCCGCTTTCGCCGCCGCCACCTTTGCTGCGGCGGCCTTTTTCGCGGCGGCTTTCTTCAACGCAGCTTGCTGGGCGGCCTTCTTCTGAGCAGCCCTTTGCCGGGCCACCTGTTCGGCCTTGCGCTGCGCCGCAATCCAGCGGGCGGGAAGCCGCAGCACCTGCCCGGCATTCAGGGTGCCTCGCCGGTCAATCTGGGGGTTGGCCCGGCGAATCTCGGCCTCGCCCACCCCCAGGCGCCGGGCCAGTTTTTTCAGGTTCTCTCCCTTGCGGACCCGGAAGGTGCCGGGCGGCAGCGGCTTGGGAGGGATGTTGAGCACCTGTCCGGCGTAGACGGTATGGCCCCCGCGCAGCACCGGGTTGGCCTTTTGAATCGTCTGCTCACTCAGCCCTGTTCGCAGCGCGATACGG is from Deinococcus wulumuqiensis R12 and encodes:
- a CDS encoding cell division protein FtsB; protein product: MDASPSPAPPSQRTWRETWRLRWRQLRRLPLTMMITCLLLLLGSVQVAFQIGNNAYRTLTWTGETQEVRGRVAALQADLRMLKDAEAAAQDPAYLQVLARCQGFVRAGETLVVASTAPSAPPETCDTRRLP
- a CDS encoding bifunctional diguanylate cyclase/phosphodiesterase, with product MTRLAELEAHLLARPAEVYAEVQTLLTDLRAAKHVPGLLSEQDAPSEAAALHVLSACALLLGDEAAAAQYAEAGCQLARELELPSLEACCLEVRGLVHGRQGDLEQAARLLRQSLHLLLDTGDDAGRGRLLRRVGGGLEWLEAYPQALTLYRESLSLLPPGSPGAAAVQAGLARVLFQLGQTEESTQVAAQALTHCQAQHLTRTEGRVQLQQALNCLALGQLAASHEHAGQAQALAQATDDRDMQGEAAWVQAETALARGDLDGAGQALERGEGWARQLGRHDLLARVRESQSRLHERRGEPVQALSCLREQQQLEKAHRTRLAEHRGRLLNEQIEFEVLRRTAVQGTALPGHEPVVRTAPALHEAQVPQAEAGRLASFDQLTGLADHTFFWGRTRQALQHLVPGRSLGLIVADIDHLKVINARFGQAAGDRLLAEIARRLREAVRPGDLVGRLSGDRFVVLLSDLARPGDLAMVAERLLQSLRESCDFGTELLVPTVSLGCAVAPQDGGSAEVLQQHAELALFQAKMRGRNMAVVFTGDMSTAEQERRQLSQDLRRAVRQGQLQLHYQAQFELPGRRLSGFEALVRWPHPERGMIPPDRFIALAEESGLILKLGRWVLNEASRQARAWALSERGLTMAVNVSALQFEQSDFVAGVRACLEQHGLPPHTLVLELTESMVHRDPRLARQTLLELQALGVQVAMDDFGTGYSSLSMLKSLPFGLLKIDREFLRDLSADSEQFAASQQFIEVMVRLAHNLSMRVVAEGVETAEQYDLLCGMGCDEAQGYWLARPLPPDEAAALLPGDGDPGPERQVS
- a CDS encoding LysM peptidoglycan-binding domain-containing protein, with product MRPPPIRLKRLSFARSAAGPLLTGIRLSGTLGTLLAGVLLLGLAGAEPYRVKPGETLYRIALRTGLSEQTIQKANPVLRGGHTVYAGQVLNIPPKPLPPGTFRVRKGENLKKLARRLGVGEAEIRRANPQIDRRGTLNAGQVLRLPARWIAAQRKAEQVARQRAAQKKAAQQAALKKAAAKKAAAAKVAAAKAAAAKVAAAKAVAAKKAKPTTHRVQFGDTFFNIARRYGINPITLQGYNPRYAGRMLEVGTVLSLVAPKPRPAAVRTVVRAAVRLSPAPAVRTTTSRSTPRRSPSVWEWPVPGYGRVTSDFGWRTLDGEKELHKGIDVAAPPGTPVVAARSGRVIQAQLDRTYGWGWTVVIQHPDGWQTRYAHLSGIAVQARQLVRQGERVGAVGSTGRVTGPHLHFGLYRNWDPHNPLAVYAGGAD
- a CDS encoding acyl-CoA thioesterase; the encoded protein is MTVSPRPRPEEVYEALDWGRSLRHRIQMRYADLDTMGHLNNAVYVQYFETARVLVWEDLKIPPHLDRSVIARQEIDYRHEVRWGQEVWVETLIERLGHTSWTTVCRMVADGQPCAYSRTVQVRVGEGALRPQPLEPELRERFSRLLVDSPQNPPA
- a CDS encoding endonuclease/exonuclease/phosphatase family protein, whose amino-acid sequence is MLYNVARGGQGTAQTLLTTLRASEADLILLQETNVLDPAYEGTLLRGLPGYALTRGREVWTLSRWPVLRQTQHPAPGSSRTFTETWVTTPDGRTLRVVNAHLGTVLVTSALRGDWARLRRTAQTRQAQVNLLCRLAAQEPGPVLLGGDLNTPPRGQLYRRLTHCFSPDAHDEAGRGPGWTFPALALRIDHLLARDLRPVRAEVLDATGSDHRPLLVEYR
- the cutA gene encoding divalent-cation tolerance protein CutA translates to MSLVVLVTLPPERASELARTLVAERLAGCVNLLPGVQSVYRWDGDVAEEPETLLLIKTVGEQYPALEARIKSLHPYEVPEIVALPFDRASPEFLSWLRGSVG
- a CDS encoding ROK family protein encodes the protein MTHPGSTPSALPNSALPQTALDVAPALSIGVDVGGTKIACGVLRGEELIERHVQPTPETGWEAVLDAVAAQVRELQSRHPATHIGVGVPGPLNAERTRVKFAPNIYGFTDVPLVDGLRERLGLRAEAGHRLVLENDAKAAALAEAHLGAARGTESSIYVTVSTGIGAGLVLGGKLWRGRHGVAGELGHVTVQPGGPVSGAGLDGALEAVASGTAIARDASYALNREVSTAEAFALAEQGHPAARRVVGQAMRHIGIALADLQKVIDPEVFVLGGGVSAVGDSFFRGVQQAADEYAGGFAPVTIRRAQLGQSAGVVGAALAALHG